One genomic region from Marinomonas maritima encodes:
- a CDS encoding ABC transporter ATP-binding protein, which yields MTNKTMPYAIELRDISKRFGAVQANKDICLQVPAGTIHGIIGENGAGKSTLMSIIYGFYEADTGHIEVDGKRVDIRSSQDAINAGIGMVHQHFMLVENFSVLENVILGAEGGALLKGGIDTARVELQRLAKEYSLDIDVDAIVEELPVGLQQRVEILKALYRGARILILDEPTGVLTPQEADHLFRILKALKDQGVTVLLITHKLREIMASTDNISVMRQGQMVAHRETAQTNKEELAELMVGKKVRLTVDKDDAKPSDVFLSARNLSLFDSQGVKRLKNVSLELRAGEILGIAGVSGNGQSELLNVLSGIEPMSEGEIHVAGQVITAKAPKDAAEMRELKMAHVPEDRHKMGLVTGFEAYEAAVLGYHNAETYNGKILMHRKVMIDECSERMAAWDVRPPNPHLKTANFSGGNQQKIVIAREVEQNPDILLIGQPTRGVDIGAIENIHEQIVKLRDSGKAILLVSVELDEIMALSDRILVMFDGAVVGELDAKDADERTLGLMMANAYNEDEVSA from the coding sequence ATGACAAATAAAACAATGCCATACGCAATTGAATTGCGCGATATCAGCAAACGCTTTGGTGCCGTTCAGGCCAACAAAGATATTTGCTTACAAGTTCCTGCAGGTACGATTCACGGCATTATTGGCGAAAACGGCGCGGGAAAGTCTACCTTGATGAGCATCATCTATGGCTTTTATGAAGCCGATACTGGGCACATAGAAGTGGATGGTAAGCGTGTCGATATACGCAGTTCCCAAGATGCCATCAATGCGGGTATAGGTATGGTGCATCAGCATTTCATGCTGGTTGAGAATTTTAGTGTGCTTGAGAATGTGATCTTGGGTGCAGAAGGCGGTGCCTTGTTGAAAGGCGGCATAGACACGGCTCGTGTGGAATTGCAGCGCCTCGCAAAAGAATACAGTTTGGACATTGATGTAGACGCAATCGTAGAAGAACTTCCGGTTGGTTTGCAGCAGCGAGTTGAAATATTAAAAGCGCTTTATCGTGGTGCTCGTATCCTCATATTGGATGAGCCAACGGGTGTGTTAACCCCGCAAGAAGCGGATCATCTTTTTCGTATTCTTAAAGCGCTAAAAGATCAGGGTGTTACCGTATTGTTAATTACGCATAAATTGCGTGAAATTATGGCATCTACGGACAATATTTCGGTGATGCGCCAAGGTCAGATGGTTGCTCATCGTGAAACAGCGCAGACAAATAAAGAAGAACTAGCCGAGTTAATGGTTGGCAAAAAGGTACGTTTAACCGTAGACAAAGACGATGCCAAGCCAAGTGATGTTTTCCTGTCTGCTCGAAACTTGTCTCTGTTCGACAGCCAAGGCGTGAAGCGCTTGAAGAATGTAAGTTTAGAGCTTCGTGCTGGTGAAATTCTTGGCATTGCTGGGGTTTCTGGTAATGGTCAAAGTGAATTGTTGAATGTACTTTCTGGCATTGAGCCGATGAGCGAAGGTGAAATTCACGTTGCAGGTCAGGTTATCACGGCGAAAGCGCCAAAAGACGCCGCTGAAATGCGTGAGCTTAAAATGGCACACGTTCCAGAAGATCGACATAAGATGGGCCTAGTAACGGGTTTTGAAGCCTATGAAGCCGCTGTGCTTGGTTATCACAACGCTGAAACGTATAACGGTAAAATCCTCATGCACCGTAAGGTCATGATTGACGAATGCAGCGAGCGAATGGCCGCTTGGGATGTTCGTCCGCCGAATCCGCATTTGAAGACAGCAAACTTTTCGGGCGGTAATCAGCAAAAGATCGTTATTGCTCGTGAAGTCGAGCAGAACCCAGATATTCTTTTGATCGGCCAGCCGACACGCGGTGTTGATATTGGCGCGATTGAAAACATACACGAACAGATTGTGAAACTAAGAGACTCAGGCAAAGCAATTTTGTTGGTCTCTGTTGAATTGGATGAAATTATGGCGTTGAGTGATCGCATTTTAGTGATGTTTGATGGTGCGGTCGTGGGTGAGCTTGATGCAAAAGACGCTGACGAACGAACGTTGGGTCTAATGATGGCGAATGCTTACAACGAAGATGAGGTATCAGCATGA
- a CDS encoding cytidine deaminase, whose product MSNVKQSEKLIELAKNAMSKAYVPYSHFHVGAAILTTNGKLYSGCNVENAAYPEGTCAEAGAIAAMVLDGETQIKDIYVIGHGDALVTPCGGCRQKIREFSSAETMIHICGAQGVRKTLSMEALLPFSFGPENLKQ is encoded by the coding sequence ATGTCTAATGTAAAGCAAAGTGAAAAACTGATCGAGTTGGCCAAAAATGCGATGAGTAAGGCTTATGTGCCTTATTCCCATTTTCATGTTGGCGCTGCTATTTTAACCACCAATGGTAAGCTTTACTCTGGTTGTAACGTAGAAAACGCCGCGTATCCAGAAGGGACTTGTGCTGAAGCCGGCGCTATTGCGGCTATGGTTCTGGATGGCGAAACACAAATCAAAGATATTTATGTGATTGGTCACGGCGATGCTTTGGTAACGCCTTGCGGTGGTTGTCGTCAAAAAATCCGAGAATTTTCTTCAGCTGAGACCATGATTCATATTTGTGGTGCGCAAGGCGTACGCAAAACCCTCTCAATGGAAGCGTTGTTACCGTTTTCGTTTGGACCTGAAAACCTTAAACAGTAA
- a CDS encoding histone deacetylase family protein, which translates to MTTAYITHTYCDKHDMGDDHPESPQRLGAIQNRLITGQLMDFLRRLEATPATREQLIATHDQTYVDSIFARAPEEGHLEIEPETLMMPHTLDAALFAAGSVVQAVDLVMTGEMDNAFCAIRPPGHHAEYDKAMGFCFFNNIAVGARHAVRHHGLERVAIVDFDVHHGNGTEDIFKDDPNVLYASSYQHPFYPYSDPGASHDNILHMPLEAGSGSDTFQTVITEQLLPALEAFKPQLVMISAGFDAHKEDPMGQLRLSESDFTWITDRLMDVAERHCEGKIVSVLEGGYNIDALGRAAFCHIKSLMKL; encoded by the coding sequence ATGACGACCGCCTATATCACACACACGTATTGCGACAAGCATGACATGGGAGACGATCATCCCGAATCTCCGCAACGGCTTGGTGCAATCCAGAACCGTTTGATCACGGGGCAGTTGATGGACTTTCTACGTCGTCTTGAAGCGACGCCCGCTACTCGCGAGCAGCTTATTGCAACGCATGATCAAACGTATGTGGACTCTATCTTCGCTCGAGCCCCAGAAGAAGGGCATTTAGAAATTGAGCCGGAAACCTTGATGATGCCGCACACATTAGACGCCGCGTTGTTCGCAGCAGGGTCGGTTGTTCAAGCGGTGGATTTGGTGATGACAGGCGAGATGGATAACGCTTTTTGCGCGATTCGGCCACCGGGTCATCATGCCGAATACGACAAGGCTATGGGCTTCTGTTTTTTTAATAATATCGCAGTGGGGGCCCGCCATGCCGTGCGTCATCATGGGTTAGAGCGAGTTGCCATCGTAGATTTTGATGTTCACCATGGTAATGGTACGGAAGATATTTTTAAAGACGATCCAAACGTACTTTATGCGTCTAGCTACCAACATCCGTTTTATCCTTACAGTGATCCGGGCGCTTCCCACGACAATATTTTACACATGCCGCTTGAAGCTGGTTCTGGTAGCGATACTTTTCAAACCGTCATCACGGAACAGTTGTTACCCGCACTGGAGGCGTTTAAACCTCAGCTTGTGATGATTTCAGCGGGCTTTGATGCGCACAAAGAAGACCCAATGGGACAACTTAGATTGAGTGAATCAGACTTTACTTGGATCACAGACCGTTTGATGGACGTGGCTGAGCGACATTGCGAAGGAAAAATCGTATCTGTGCTAGAAGGCGGTTACAACATTGATGCGCTTGGTCGCGCGGCATTTTGTCATATCAAAAGTTTGATGAAACTTTGA
- a CDS encoding septal ring lytic transglycosylase RlpA family protein, whose product MRKITILCWVMLSLVLTACASGPISRSDSVGFEESGKASYYAMKYQGRKTASGELFDQKAMTAAHKRLPFGSKVKVTNVANGKSVVVRVNDRGPFVRGRIIDLSKSAFQRIGNTRSGVIKVEIEVLR is encoded by the coding sequence ATGCGAAAAATCACTATCTTGTGTTGGGTTATGCTGTCGCTTGTTTTGACAGCCTGTGCGAGTGGCCCTATTAGTCGATCGGATTCTGTGGGCTTTGAAGAAAGCGGCAAAGCCAGTTATTACGCAATGAAATATCAAGGACGAAAAACCGCCAGCGGTGAATTGTTCGATCAAAAAGCCATGACGGCCGCCCATAAGCGTTTGCCATTTGGCTCCAAGGTAAAAGTGACGAATGTCGCGAACGGTAAGAGTGTTGTAGTACGAGTTAATGACCGTGGGCCGTTTGTTCGTGGGCGGATTATTGACCTGAGTAAATCGGCTTTTCAGCGTATCGGCAATACGCGTTCTGGTGTTATTAAGGTTGAAATCGAAGTTTTACGTTGA
- a CDS encoding ABC transporter permease, with translation MSQAKVPAWVNIALIPILNILLAFLVSGLVILAIGENPLEAAGYLIYGAFGYDEGIGYTLYYATNLIFTGLAVSVAFKGGLFNIGGEGQAYIGGLGVGLVCLSLDKTMPFYVIAPLAIIGAGVFGAAWAYIPAYLQARRGSHIVITTIMFNFIASSLMVYLIVNWLKEDGRMAPNSRTFDENAWLPYLHELLSPLGIEIGDSPLNVAFVIALICCVLIWALLWHTRWGYQLRTLGTNPTAARYAGIDTAKVTIWAMLISGGLAGFVGINEIMGVNHSLLLNFTAGYGFAGIAVSLMGRNHPVGIILAAILFGALYQGGAELAFEIPTITPEIVVVIQGLVILFSGALEHMFKDRIEGFFIRRAVA, from the coding sequence ATGAGTCAGGCGAAAGTTCCTGCTTGGGTAAACATTGCACTTATTCCTATTCTTAATATTTTGCTCGCCTTTTTGGTTTCAGGTTTGGTGATCTTAGCCATTGGTGAAAACCCGCTCGAAGCGGCAGGTTATTTGATATACGGCGCTTTTGGTTACGATGAAGGTATTGGTTATACGCTGTATTATGCGACAAACCTTATTTTTACCGGTTTGGCTGTGTCGGTTGCTTTTAAAGGTGGCTTATTCAATATCGGTGGTGAAGGCCAAGCGTATATTGGTGGTTTAGGCGTTGGTTTAGTGTGTTTGTCCTTAGATAAAACGATGCCTTTTTATGTCATTGCGCCTTTGGCGATTATTGGTGCGGGTGTTTTTGGTGCGGCTTGGGCGTATATCCCTGCGTATTTACAAGCGCGTCGTGGCAGCCACATCGTTATCACTACGATCATGTTTAACTTCATAGCCTCCTCTTTGATGGTTTACCTCATCGTAAACTGGTTAAAAGAAGACGGCCGTATGGCGCCAAATAGCCGAACCTTTGATGAAAATGCATGGTTACCTTACTTGCATGAGTTGTTGTCACCATTGGGCATTGAAATAGGTGATTCGCCACTTAATGTCGCTTTTGTTATTGCTTTGATCTGTTGTGTGCTTATTTGGGCGTTACTCTGGCACACTCGTTGGGGTTATCAGTTGCGTACGTTGGGTACCAACCCAACAGCGGCGCGCTACGCAGGCATCGATACCGCGAAAGTGACTATTTGGGCGATGCTTATTTCTGGTGGTTTGGCGGGCTTTGTTGGTATCAACGAGATCATGGGGGTAAACCACAGCTTGTTGCTTAACTTCACTGCGGGTTATGGCTTTGCGGGCATTGCTGTGTCTTTGATGGGACGTAATCATCCGGTTGGTATCATTCTGGCCGCCATACTGTTTGGCGCCTTGTATCAAGGTGGGGCTGAGTTAGCGTTTGAAATTCCGACGATCACACCTGAAATCGTAGTCGTTATTCAAGGTTTGGTTATTTTATTCTCTGGTGCGCTTGAACACATGTTTAAAGATCGTATCGAAGGCTTTTTTATTCGCAGAGCGGTAGCGTAG
- a CDS encoding bifunctional acetate--CoA ligase family protein/GNAT family N-acetyltransferase gives MSQHALQPLLAPTSMVILTGEDAQDPLMLALLQSLSKAEKFSTSKKCPISLVGIEPATPFSFPLFSTLSALPKSPDLAVLVGTYSNASMEDIIAACGKVGIGSLLMLSWTNEPEDRLVEVLRQYNVRLLGPNSFGVCRPKQGVFAWLGLTQPLPGRLALMSQSGTVASALVDWATWQGIGFSQVVSMGTPVDVMPSQVLDYLSTDFDSQAILMYLQKIGRPTRFLSSLRATGRSKPVAVVTEHSIGADERVLDAALSRTGAVRGRRLNDLIAAASVMTNARRVKDGSLLIIGNGAGPGELAAQRAIELDIDLLSPQGELRDKLESTMAGRGAIGPVTTVWASCATDLFIDLAADALSGQECGAVLLTLSPTALIDIDSLYDLITQLHRTQKKLVMVCLLGGGNMTKMRTRINEAGIPTFRTPETAIEGFQFLVQFQRNQLLAKQTPDSHAFRFKIDVSEATQTLNQLFKSGQHSTHTDELRDIFDLFHIRLISRRQASHQLFAPVHLRVFQDAVFGPAIGLSLEGAQQHKQAEAVALPPLNTILAKDLIQRAFPGEESFELESLLRNLSTMVCELPEIENLELADVRVHDSGSVYADVTANLRSCKNWRRYEHLAIHPYPRQWVSERLLKNNEIATVRPVLPRDSGILADFVRSMSHETRYFRFISNIEELTPRMLSSMSHIDYDREMALLAVIQQDKQDFLIGTARYIDNFDDQSCEFAVVLGDEFQGLGLASYLMRQLFQVAADKGIKVMKGIVLAENKRMLDFCRHLGFSIKRDEDDFGQMIATIKLTPALLDKCRDVS, from the coding sequence GTGAGCCAACATGCCTTGCAACCGCTACTCGCCCCAACGTCGATGGTAATTTTGACAGGGGAAGACGCTCAAGACCCCCTGATGCTGGCTCTGTTGCAGTCTTTGTCTAAGGCTGAAAAATTCAGTACTAGCAAGAAATGCCCTATTAGCTTAGTGGGCATCGAACCGGCAACGCCCTTCTCTTTTCCTTTGTTCTCAACATTGAGTGCATTACCAAAAAGCCCTGATCTAGCGGTGCTCGTCGGCACCTATTCAAATGCCTCAATGGAAGACATTATTGCAGCGTGTGGCAAGGTGGGCATTGGCTCTTTGTTAATGCTGTCTTGGACCAATGAACCAGAAGACAGGTTAGTTGAGGTGTTACGCCAGTACAATGTGCGCTTGCTTGGCCCCAACAGCTTCGGTGTCTGTCGACCTAAGCAAGGCGTATTTGCTTGGTTGGGGTTAACACAACCTTTACCCGGAAGGTTGGCACTGATGTCACAATCTGGCACCGTTGCCAGTGCTTTAGTCGATTGGGCGACATGGCAAGGCATTGGTTTTTCTCAAGTGGTGTCGATGGGCACACCAGTCGACGTGATGCCATCGCAAGTATTGGATTATTTATCCACCGATTTCGACAGCCAAGCCATCTTGATGTATTTGCAAAAAATTGGCCGGCCGACTCGTTTCCTCAGTAGCTTGCGAGCCACAGGGCGAAGTAAACCAGTTGCCGTGGTGACAGAACACTCTATCGGCGCCGATGAGCGAGTATTAGATGCGGCCCTGAGCCGAACGGGTGCTGTGCGTGGTCGTCGCTTAAATGATTTGATTGCTGCCGCGTCGGTCATGACCAACGCCCGTCGCGTTAAAGACGGATCACTATTAATTATCGGCAACGGCGCAGGTCCAGGCGAACTGGCCGCACAGCGCGCGATAGAGCTCGATATCGACTTACTCAGTCCACAAGGCGAATTACGCGATAAACTGGAATCTACCATGGCGGGACGCGGTGCTATTGGCCCTGTCACCACCGTCTGGGCAAGTTGTGCAACGGACTTGTTTATTGATCTCGCTGCGGATGCCCTTAGCGGCCAAGAATGCGGCGCAGTGCTGCTTACCTTGAGCCCAACCGCTTTGATCGACATAGACTCCTTATACGATTTGATTACCCAACTGCACCGCACCCAGAAGAAACTGGTGATGGTGTGCTTGCTTGGCGGCGGTAACATGACCAAAATGCGTACGCGCATCAATGAAGCAGGTATCCCAACGTTTCGAACCCCAGAAACAGCCATCGAAGGCTTTCAATTTTTAGTACAGTTCCAACGCAATCAGCTACTCGCCAAACAAACCCCAGACAGCCATGCGTTTCGTTTTAAGATTGATGTGTCTGAAGCAACTCAAACGCTGAATCAATTATTCAAAAGTGGCCAACACTCGACACACACCGATGAATTACGCGACATTTTTGATCTATTTCACATCCGCTTAATTTCTCGCCGTCAGGCTTCTCATCAGTTGTTTGCACCGGTTCATTTACGGGTATTCCAAGACGCCGTCTTTGGTCCTGCCATTGGCTTATCGTTAGAAGGCGCGCAACAACACAAACAGGCAGAAGCCGTTGCTTTGCCACCACTCAATACCATTTTGGCAAAAGATTTAATCCAACGTGCGTTTCCTGGTGAAGAGTCGTTCGAACTAGAAAGTTTGCTGCGCAATTTATCAACCATGGTTTGTGAATTACCAGAAATTGAAAATTTAGAGTTAGCCGATGTAAGGGTTCACGACAGTGGCAGTGTGTATGCGGATGTCACCGCCAACCTGCGCTCTTGTAAAAATTGGCGGCGTTATGAACACCTTGCGATTCACCCTTATCCAAGACAATGGGTGTCTGAGCGTCTATTAAAAAATAACGAGATCGCAACCGTTAGACCCGTTTTACCAAGAGATTCAGGAATTTTGGCGGACTTTGTCCGCAGTATGTCTCACGAAACACGCTATTTCCGTTTCATTTCCAATATCGAAGAACTCACGCCTCGCATGCTCTCCAGCATGTCGCACATCGATTACGACCGTGAAATGGCGCTGTTGGCGGTTATTCAACAAGACAAACAAGATTTTCTGATTGGCACGGCGCGCTACATCGATAATTTTGACGATCAAAGCTGTGAATTTGCAGTGGTACTAGGGGATGAATTCCAAGGTCTAGGATTGGCTTCTTACCTAATGCGACAGCTGTTTCAAGTCGCCGCTGACAAAGGCATTAAAGTCATGAAAGGCATCGTCTTGGCAGAAAACAAACGCATGCTCGATTTTTGTCGCCATCTAGGGTTTAGCATCAAGCGAGATGAAGATGACTTCGGGCAAATGATCGCCACCATCAAACTCACTCCAGCATTATTAGATAAATGCCGAGACGTTTCCTAA
- a CDS encoding ABC transporter permease — protein sequence MFETLILMLDATMRVSTPLIFAALAGLYSERAGIVDIGLEGKILGSAFAAAAGAAVFGSAWVGLFFGIMASVSLAMIHGFACITHRGDHIVSGVAINTIVAGLTVTLSMYWFGMGGQTPTLSGDERFLSITFPFADALKDVPVIGLIYSELLSGHNILVYLAFAMVPMTYWVIYKTRFGLRLRAVGENPHAVDTAGISVAFIRYRALIICGILCGIAGAYLSTAHNAGFLKDMSAGKGYMALAALIFGKWRPVPVLLACLLFGFLDAVAIRMQGVVIPGIGEVPVQAIEVLPYVLTVLLLAGFIGKAIGPKAIGRPYVKERA from the coding sequence ATGTTTGAAACATTGATACTTATGTTAGACGCCACGATGCGGGTGTCTACTCCTTTGATTTTTGCTGCGTTGGCGGGGTTGTATTCCGAGCGAGCTGGTATTGTTGATATTGGTTTAGAAGGTAAAATTCTAGGCAGTGCCTTTGCGGCGGCGGCTGGGGCGGCGGTATTTGGTTCGGCTTGGGTTGGGTTGTTTTTCGGTATTATGGCGTCTGTTTCGTTGGCGATGATTCATGGTTTTGCTTGTATTACGCACCGTGGTGATCACATTGTTTCGGGTGTGGCGATCAATACTATCGTCGCAGGCCTGACTGTCACTTTGTCTATGTATTGGTTTGGTATGGGTGGCCAAACACCGACGCTATCTGGCGACGAACGTTTTCTATCCATTACTTTCCCGTTTGCTGATGCATTAAAAGATGTACCAGTAATAGGGCTGATTTATTCAGAGTTACTCAGTGGTCATAATATTTTGGTTTATCTGGCTTTCGCGATGGTACCAATGACGTATTGGGTGATCTATAAAACACGTTTTGGTTTACGTCTTCGCGCTGTAGGGGAAAACCCACATGCGGTGGACACAGCGGGTATTTCGGTGGCTTTCATTCGTTATCGTGCCTTGATCATTTGTGGCATTTTGTGTGGTATCGCTGGGGCGTATTTGTCGACGGCGCATAATGCTGGTTTCTTGAAAGACATGAGTGCAGGCAAAGGTTATATGGCGCTAGCAGCGCTGATTTTTGGTAAGTGGCGTCCTGTTCCAGTGTTGCTTGCTTGTTTGTTGTTTGGTTTCTTAGACGCCGTTGCTATTCGTATGCAAGGGGTGGTGATTCCTGGTATTGGCGAAGTGCCCGTACAGGCAATCGAAGTGTTACCGTATGTATTAACCGTATTGTTATTGGCGGGTTTCATCGGCAAAGCCATTGGGCCAAAAGCCATAGGGCGCCCCTATGTGAAGGAGCGAGCCTAA
- the hxpB gene encoding hexitol phosphatase HxpB: protein MQAVIFDMDGLLIDSEPFWKQAEYDVFSSVGVNVSPDLAELTAAMTTKEVTEFWYAKQPWEGASLKTVENRVVERVQYLIETQGKAMSGVHDLLISLHQADIKIGLATNSPKSIIPSVLQRLDIADYFMTYTSAEEVSQGKPAPDVYQLTLEKLNINADQCIAFEDSLGGIKAALAAGIQPIAIPHIDEFNHTKFDLAALKLRSLTEFNPSMGKALLLQK, encoded by the coding sequence ATGCAAGCCGTCATTTTTGATATGGATGGATTACTAATAGATTCAGAGCCGTTTTGGAAACAGGCTGAGTACGATGTATTTTCGTCGGTTGGAGTGAATGTATCACCAGATTTAGCGGAACTCACCGCTGCAATGACAACCAAAGAAGTCACTGAATTTTGGTATGCAAAACAACCGTGGGAAGGCGCTTCTCTTAAGACAGTGGAAAATCGCGTTGTTGAACGAGTCCAATATTTGATCGAGACTCAAGGCAAGGCGATGAGCGGCGTTCATGATTTGCTGATTTCACTACATCAAGCCGATATAAAGATTGGACTAGCAACTAATTCACCCAAAAGCATCATTCCAAGCGTACTACAGCGTTTAGATATTGCTGACTATTTTATGACTTACACATCAGCAGAAGAAGTAAGCCAAGGCAAACCGGCCCCAGACGTTTATCAGCTCACATTAGAAAAACTCAACATCAACGCAGACCAATGCATAGCCTTTGAGGATTCACTCGGCGGTATAAAAGCCGCATTAGCGGCAGGCATTCAGCCAATCGCCATTCCGCATATTGACGAGTTCAATCATACAAAATTTGACCTTGCAGCACTCAAGCTACGAAGCCTGACTGAATTTAATCCGTCTATGGGAAAAGCGTTGTTACTTCAAAAATGA